The Salvelinus fontinalis isolate EN_2023a chromosome 7, ASM2944872v1, whole genome shotgun sequence genomic sequence AGGCAGGGAACACATGGAAAATAGTTGTCATATCTGCAGAGTTAGATATACACGTTTTGATAATTTGGTGAATGGTTTAGATATTTTATTGACAACTTGTTTATAACACTTGCATATAACAAGTGCTAGCAAGATATTAACAATTTTATTAAAACATTAAATTGGCAAATGACACCTATATTTTTGGATCAATGTACTTCCCATGATCCGCCACATAGCCAAGCTATCTGAATAAGCTGCTAGTTAATTGTCAATACTCGTGGGAACTCGTTAATTGTCAAGAGCCAGCTGTTGCCAATTTGCAATCAAGCAGGCAGCTGTCTGGCTAACATATCTCTGGATAACtaacaacgttagctagctagctactgtaccttCGATACAACTTGAAGGAAGTCGTTGAAGTCCAAGCCATTTATGTCCAGAACTCTCTCCATTGTGTCGTCTCTTTCCGGACGACAGTCGAATACTACCACACTTTTATGTGGTTTATCTGACCCGTTAACTCCATTTTTACTCTGTAAAATGTGTGTTCTATTGCTATTGGCAATAGCAGACGTTGTCACACCTTCCGACTCTGCCATGTTTCTTCTTCAGGTGAAAGAACTCGTGAGTATGCGCAATGTACTGCGCATCTAAAGCGTGGCTGGGTCGTCAGTAGTTGCCGCAAAATcctaaaccccgcctatttcgaCAATTTATTTTCACATTATCCCTAACCAAAATGCTAACATTATGCCTAACTATAAGATTAAATTTACACCAAAAATCtatttttgttttcattatttctttaggatatagccaattttgatttTGTGGCTGTGGAAACGCGCGCGCTGGCGTGTATTCATTGATTGaattccgttgcaaaacgtttgaTCTGTTACTAGGAACCAAACGGAAGTAAACGAAATCGGCACCCGGGGTGTACGCCCATGTGGTGTCCCTCTCGTTTTCGTTCCGTTAAAGAAAGGTTTACAACAGAATCTACGTAATGAATATGCCCCAGGTTTGGTGAATGCACGTGACGATAAACAAGCATCATGGCGGCGCAAGGCAATAATGTCCAAGTAGAGAAAGTAGAAAACCCAGCAAAGAAAATAAATGTGTAAGTAACATTAGCAAGGTAGTCACCTCCACAAGGTACGCTTATGGACACTCACGGCATGTAAAGATATCAAAGAGAGAGTAGTTTGCCAACCAGACTGGCTATGTCGATTGTGTTTAGAAATGCCAACGGGTGGCTGTTGGATGCTTGTTCACTTGTCGACAAGGGTGTCCAACTATGTAACGTTACTTCGGAGAGGAAAGCAGCCAGTGGAAAGTCgtattttaaatgttattttaaaCATGAGTGTTTTCAGATTTTAAAGTCTCACGTTAGTGTTAAATCAAGTTGTACTGTGACCACAAACGACAGTGCCGCCTCGGACGCAGCGCTACAGAGGAGTGAGAATAAAACTACAGTGGATTGTAAACCATCAAAGGTAAATTGGGCGGGGGGTCTGTTTCTTTATATGTACGCCAGGTCCGGTAGGTTACGTAATAAATATAAaccgttactagttacctgtcccaaATTGTAATCAgaaacgtaacttttggattacccaaaatcagtaacgtaatctgattacattcagttactttttgaTTACTtcccccttaagaggcattagaacaAGATAAAATATATATGTTCCCAATTGAaccacatctattgcaggataaatcaatattaaagtttacatagctggccatatatggatgttatgttttactttatgggttggttatgtaggctttttCTAACCAATTGCTTGCTACTACATAGACTgctttttaatgtaaagatattagtctatcagaattccagtcattccaataattGTTATACCCCTTCATCTTAAAGAATAGGACTGGGAAAAATTgaagtactgtgcagccgtcttcatcgacctggccaaggctttcgactctgtcaatcaccgtattcttatcggcagactcaatagcattggtttttctaatgactgcctcgcctggttcaccaactactttgcagacagagttcagtgtgtcaaatcggagggcatgttgtccggacctctggcagtctctgggggtaccacagggttcaattctcgggccaactcttttctcggtatacatcaatgatgtcgctcttgctacgggcgattccctgatccacatctatgcagacgacaccattctgtatacttatggcccttcattggacactgtgctaactaatatccaaatgagcttcaatgccatacaacactccttccgtgccctccaactgctcttaaacgttagtaaaaccaaatgcatgcttttcagccgttcgctgcccgcacccgcccgcccgactagcatcaccaccctggacggttccgacctagaatatgtggacaactataaatatctaggtgtctggctagactgtaaactctccttccagactcatattaaacatctccaatacaaaatcaaatctagaatcggctttctatttcgcaaccaagcctccttcactcacaccaccaaacttaccctagtaaaactgactatcgaTCCGAttctcgactttggcgatgtcatctacaaaatagctttcaatactctactcagcaaactggatgcagtctatcacagtgccatccgttttgttactaaagcaccttataccacccaccactgcgacctgtatgctctagtcggctggccctcactacatattcgtcgccagacccactggctccaggtcatctgtaagtctatgctaggtaaagctccgccttatctcagttcactggtcacgataacaacacccacccgtagcacacgttccagcaggtacagtggggcaaaaaagtatttagtcagccaccaattgtgtaagttctcccacttaaaaagatgaggcctagcctcccgggtggcgcagtggtctagggcactgcatcgcagtgctaactgcgccaccagagtctctgggttcgcgcccaggctctgtcgcagccggccgcgaccgggaggtccgtggggcgacgcacaattgggctagcgtcgtccgggttagggtgggtttggccggtagggatatccttgtctcatcgcgctccagcgactcctgtggcgggccgggcgcagtgcgcgctaaccaagggggacaggtacacggtgtttcctccgacacattggtgcggctggcttccgggttggaggcgcgctgtgttaaagaagcagtgcggctaggttgggttgtgcttcggaggacgcatggctttcgaccttcgtctctcccgagcccgtacgggagttgtagcgatgagacaagatagtaattactagcgattggataccacgaaaattggggagaaaaggggttaaaaattaattaaaaaataaaataaaaaaaatgatgaggcctgtaattttcatcataggtacacttcaactatgacagacaaaatgagggaaaaaaatccagaaaatcacatcgtaggatttttaatttatttatttgcaaattatggtggaaaatacgtatttggtcaataacaaaagtttatctcaatactttgttatataccctttgttggcaatgacagaggtcaaatgttttctgtaagtcttcacaaggttttcacacactgttgctggtttttggcccattcctccatgcagatctcctctagagcagtgatgttttggggctgttgctgggcaacacggactttcaactccctccaaagattttctatggggttgagatctggagactggctaggccactccaggaccttgaaatgcttcttacgaagccactccttcgttgcccgggcggtgtgtttgggatcattgtcatgctgaaagacccagccacgttacatgtgcccttgctgatggaaggaggttttcactcaaaatctcacgatacatggccccattcattctttcctttacatcacaggtgtcaaactcattccacggggggccgagtgtctgcgggttttcgctcctcccttgtacttgattgatgaattaacatcactaattagttaggaactccccacacctggttgtctagggctttattgaaaggaaaaaccaaaaacctgcagacactaggccctccgtggaatgagtttgacacccctgctttacatggatcagtcgtcctggtccctttgcagaaaaacagccccaaagcatgatgtttccacccccatgcttcacagtaggtatggtgttctttggatgcaactcagcattctttgtcctccaaacacgacgagttgagtttttaccaaaaagttctattttggtttcatctgaccatatgacattctcccaatcttcttctggatcatccaaatgctctcaagcaaacttcagatgggcctggacatgtactggcttaagcagggggacacgtctggcactgcaggatttgagtccctggcggcgtagtgtgttactgatggtaggctttgttactttggtcccagctctctgcaggtcattcactaggtccccccgtgtggttctgggatttttcctcaccgttcttgtgatcattttgaccccacggggtgagatcttgcgtggagccccagatcgagggagattatcaatggtcttgtatgtcttccatttcctaataattgctcccacagttgatttcttcaaaccaagctgcttacctattgcagattcagtcttcccagcctggtgcaggtctacaattttgtttctggtatcctttgacagctctttggtcttggccatagtggagtttggagtgtgactgtttgaggttgtggacaggtgtcttttatactgataacaagttcaaacaggtgccattaatacaggtaacgagtggcggacagaggagcctcttaaagaagaagttacaggtctgtgagagccagaaatcttgcttgtttgtaggtgaccaaatacttattttccaccataatttgcaaataaattcataaaaaatcctacaatgtgattttctggatttttttcctcattttgtctgtcatagttgatgtgtacctatgatgaaaattacaggcctccctcatctttttaagtgggagaacttgcacaattggtggctgactaaatactttttttgccccactgtatatctcactgatcatccccaaagccaacacctcatttggccgcctttccttccagttctctgctgccagtgactggaacgaatagcAAAAATCGcagaagttggagacttttatttccctcaccaactttaaacatcaactatctgagcagctaactgattgctgcagctgtacatagtccatctgtaaatagcccacccaatctacctacctcatccccatactgtttttattttatttacttttctgctcttttgcacaccagtatctctacttgcacatcatcatctgctcatttatcactccattgttaatctgctaaattgtaaatatttgctcctatggcctatttattgcctacctcctcatgccttttgcacacactgtatatagactttcttttttccactgtgtcattgacttgtttattgtgtttggcttgtttattgtttactccatgtgtaactctgtgttgttgtctgtgtcacactgctttgctttatcttggccaggtcgcagttgcaaatgagaacttgttctcaactagcctacctggttaaataaaagtaaaataaaaaagtatagcttaaccaaattgttttacctgagcataaccccaaaactaaggatgTATTAGCCAGctctactctgttgtttatgattttgctGTCATGATTGggctgattgggctcattgattcgagttgaaaaataaatgctgtgctcatggaatggcatgctttgagcactactgaaaagtgctatctacatttaaaaaatgaatgcGAAATGCTACGTTTGGTATATAGGCCTGTTAACTTTTTGTTGGTGaaactttgatatcttgataatgtgcagctgtttaaagcgtaaatccacagatgaaacaataaccaAAAGATGACCCCGCCTTTGTTGTGGTAAAtggctgagggatgggcctggagaaatgtaaccactctcaattaATAGACagcgctatggatgcaaggactgaccatccatgacatCAAAAGTATTGTTTTAACAtgatgttatgaggctatacggTGTTtggttacatttacaatgtttacaaacattggagaaaaacaagtttatatttttgggttctcatggagtgtgacagttgaactaagctcatgaggcatttatatgttatattcttcaagtgtgtgtggtgtgtgtgtgcatttttcactggctgcccACTGGTTTCAAAatcaatgattgataggcagcttaaacttatTGAATTCAAACATTATTGCGTTCAAACAGCTTTCCACAATCCGTAAGGTGCAAATAGCTacatgagagagcagcagtgtgagtcACATCAATgcactatgtagatatcaataataagtgatatctgattacagttaccgtttttATTAATCtcttacatgtaatccgttactccccaaccatgtatgtatgtatgtatgtatgtatgtatgtatgtatgtctcaaatcaaatgttatttgtcacatttaTTATATTTTTAGCCTGCCTTTATAACtgtgacctggtcaagataaagcaaagcagtgtgacacaaacaacaacacatagtgtTAAGGCTGCGAggttcaactgagataggaacaatagcacacctgaacttggttaaaataattgtttaattcaaaagttaataaatggcaaatgcaatttccgtatatacgggttcactgcacCACCCTGCAGGGTGGAACAAGGAACTGACTTGTTCCTGACAAAGATATTATAATATACTCATGACAGAGATAGTTCccgcttccgagccggcctgtcagagtagagactgggcgtggtttagactcacccagcctatcgccGGCGCTCAGGCTAGTCCTAGCCTCTTTGCGCTCTTTGGTGTCCCGGCGCTGTtactgtgtagattacgctccctcaccccagagactgaggtcagacagctctgcaacattgtccgagctatttgcacctgtatacaaagcccactgttctcgctcaaggctaaccccagcttcccagcacacttatctggggctaactgttacttccagcacacacacacattatttcaCACTTCTGCTCATCTCTTACACTCAGATACACTGTTGCATACAAAACACATACTTTAGGCTACTCCCAAAGGGTTAGGCCTTGAGCACTGGTAAGCCTGAGAACAATGTAAAAGTCAGGTTCACAAGAGTCATAATATTCAAGCTTTAATACATGAGAAGCCCTTCTAGCttatagttagttaagcatgCCAAACCTTATAAAACCCCACAACATAgtcacacatggaataaacaaacatacagttaataacacaatagagaaaaaaagtatatatacagtgtgtgcaaatgaggtaagataagggaggtaaggcaatatataggccgtagtggcgaaataattacaatttagaaattaaactctggagtgatagatgtgtagaatatgaatgtgcaagtagagatactgtggtgcaaaTTAGCAAAATAattaacagtatggggatgaggtagttggatgggctatttacagatgggctatgtacaggtgcagtgatatgagctgctctgacagctggagcttaaagttagtgagggagttatgggtctccagcttcagtgatttttgctatttgttacagtcattggcagcagagaactggaaggaaaggtggccaaaggaggaattggctttgggggggaccagtgaaatatacctgctggagcgcgtgctacgggtgggtgctgcaatggtgaccagtgagctgagataaggtggggctttacctagcaaagacttatagatgacctggagccagtgggtttggcgatgaatatgaagcgaggaccagccaacgagagcatacaggtcgcagtggttggtagtatatggggctttggtaacaaaacggatggcactgtgatagactgcatccagtttgctgagtagagtgttggaggctattttgtaaatgacattgccgaagtcaaggatcgacaggatagtcagttttacgagggtatgtttggtagcatgagtgaaggatgctttgttgcgaaataggaagctgattctagagttacttttggattggagatgcttaatgtgagtctggaaggaaagtGGCACCAGAgtggcaccccatagagactgccagaggtctggacaataggccctccgatttgacacactgaactctgtctgagaagtagttggtgaaccaggcgaggcagtcattgcGAGgctgagtctgctgataagaatgtggtgattgacagagtctaaagccttggccaggtcgatgaatacagctgcacaggtgtagaccttacagtgaaatgcttacaagaccttaaccaacaatgcagttttaagaaaaattgtgtcaagaaagtatttactaaaaaaactgaagtttaaaaaaatgtaccAAAAAAAGAGCAGTAGAGAGAAGAAAAATAATGTGTtgagagcaacaataaaataacaggaatgaggctatatagagggggtaccggtacagagtcaatgtgctggggtacaggttagcgAAGGTAATTGAGGTCATAtgtacggtaccagtcaaaagtttggacacacggcctcccgggtggcgtagtggtctaaggcactgcatcgcagtgctagctgtgccaccagagactctgggttcgagcccaggctctgtcgcagccagccgcgaccgggaggtccatggggcgacgcacaattggcctagcgtcgtccgggttagggagggtttggccagtagggatatccttgtctcatcgcgcactagcgactcctgtggcgggccgggcgcagtgcacgccgaCCAAATCGCTatgtgtacagtgtttcctccgacacattggtgcggctggcttccgggttggatgcgcgctgtgttaagaagcagtgtggcttggggttgggttgtgttttggaggacgcatggctctcgaccttcgtctctcccgagctcgTACGggtgttgtagcgatgagacaagacagtaactactaacaattggataccacgaaattgttgAGAAAAAGGGgtacaatttttatttattttttaaataaagtttggacacacctactcattcaagggtgtttctttatttttactaatttctatgttgtagaataatagtgaagacatcaaaactatgaaaacacatggaatcatgtagtaaccaaaaaactgttaaacaaatcaaaatatattttagattcttcaaagtagccaccctttgccttgatgacagctttgcacactcttggcattctctcaaccagcttcacctggaatgcttttccaacagtcttgaagcagtTCCTACATGCTGAAAAAGGCTGCTttaccttcactctgcagtccaactcatttgGATTGAGGttcggtgattgtggaggccaggtcagctgacgcagcactccatcactccccttcttggtcaaatagcccttaacagccaggagttgtgttgggtcattgtcctgttgaaaatcaaatCATATTCCCACTACGCACAAACCAGaagggatggtgtatcgctgcagaatgctgtggtagccatgctggttaagtgtgccttgaattctaaataaatcagtgtcaccagcaaagcaccatcacacctcctcctccatgcaaatgcaaatagtccgggtagccaattgattagctgttcaggagtcttatggcttgggggtagaagctgttaagaagtctttAGGACCTAGACTTGGCTAGACATGTCTGGAGAGTGGGGCTAACTTGCCAGGTAATATCACTGGGAAACGCCTTTGTTTTAACCACAGATCTTTTGATTTATTCAAATCCCACAGAAAAGAAAACGAAAACGCAATGATCTGAACCAAGGAGAAATTGATTCACTGGCCTTCCACCACAAGGTAATCTTATATGTTTACCATTACTTAGTTTACCCATTACCATTACTCAGACTTTTTATTGTTGACCACTGCTTATCATTGTGTTATGACCAGATCAGGTCTGCCATTTTGGAGGGGACCAAATCCTTAGTGGATGCTGGGCTCTCCTGTGAGTACCTGAGTGAGGTCAACGACGCTCGGGAGGATCCCCTGCCTTCCCAGGAATGCAACCTGGCTACCTTGTGTGACATGGCTAAAGAGCTCCCTCTAGTGAGTGAACATGGAGAGGACCCAGTTCAGTTCATTGAGTCTGAGGATGGCTGTAGTACAACACACCTTGACCTGTTCACGCGGATCACAGAGAATCATATGGACTTTGCCATGGAGGTGACGCTGATGGGAGAGAAATACATTATCCCACCACGATGTGCCTTCCTGCTCTCTGATTTTGCCAGAATGCAGCCCCTGGTTGGCTGTGAGTGTACAAAACCCGATCATGATAAAGAGCTTGCATTTGCTGATTTTATGTTTTGTCAGTGCAGAAATACGTTATCTTTATAAATCTCTTAAACTCTCAAAAAATGTTTTGAGGAATCGAGTGGAGAGAAGGCAATGCTTTAGTGAACTAAATAAGGATCCTCTCTACCTGTGCATGCCTAATGTCTtagaacagggtttcccaaactcggtcatcCCCCCCGCCCCCCCGGGGAAGGTTTTGTTTTTTCATCGAgcattacacagctgattcagaTAATCAAAGCTTGACGTTGAGTTGATCAtcgtgtgtagtgctagggcaaaaaaaacaaaatgtgcacccaGAAGGGGCCCCAGGACCTAGTTTGGGGAAACCCTGTCTTAGAAAACTGATTATTTTGCAGATGGAAAGTTTTTCGACCTCATTGTCCTGGATCCTCCTTGGGAAAACAAGTCTGTCAAAAGGAGTGGCAGGTTAGCTtaagttgcattattttccagtgTGATTTTATTCCAAGCGACATCCACTGCAATGTATGACTCTGCGAACCTTTTATTCTGTTTTGACCATATTGTGAATTTCTCCTGCTGACCTCTAGGTATAGCTTTCTGCCCTCCTCCCAGCTCAAACGGCTCCCTGTCCCACTGCTGGCCTCCACAGGCTGTGTGGTGGTCACCTGGGTGACCAACAGGCCCAGCCACCTGCGCTTCGTCAGGGACGAGCTGTACCCACACTGGGGCGTGGAGGTGCTGGCAGAGTGGTTCTGGGTCAAGGTAGAACACAAAGGAACCTAGAATTGATCAAAGTCATTATAATTGTTATATATTTGTTTAGTTTAAATGACACTACTAAATGGTGATAGTAAAAGTGGTCATGTTTCATCTAGGACCTCTAATGTTGAGTTTGCTTCTGAAATTAGCTATATGATCTTTATGAACGTAAGCATTTCTCTCTGATGTATTGTCTACGTTTTCGCCCTCAGGTCACCAGGTCAGGGGAATATGTGTTTCCACTGGACTCTCCGCATAAGAAGCCTTACGAGGTGTTGGTACTTGGTCGATATCGTGGGTGCGGACACCACTCACACAGGTGTgacaaaataaaaatgttattccattgtatttttttacccctttttctccccaatttcatgttatccaattggtagttacagtcttgtccatcgctgcaactcccgtacggactcgggagaggcgaaggtcgagagcaatGCGTCCtgcgaaacacaacccaaccaagccgcactgcttcttgacgcaatgcccgcttaaccccggaagccagccgcaccaatgtgtcggaggaaacactgtacacctggcgaccgtgccAGCGTGCActgcctgccacaggagtcgctagtgcacgatgggacaaaAACAtcactgccggccaaaccctcacctaaaccggacgacgctgggccaattgtgcgccgccccatgggtctcccggtcggctGCGACAAatcctggactcgaacccagaatatctagtggcacagctagcactgcgattcagtgccttagaccactgtgccactcgggaggctacaTTTTTTACATGAATTGCTTAAAGGCCcggtgcagtcaaaaacgtgattttatATATGCAGTATTTCCACACCAAGGTTGGAATAATAcggtgaaattgtgaaaattatgttaATGCCCTTTTAGCATAAGAGTTATTTGAAAAGACCCActgaaatttctgcctgttttggtggaaCTGAGTTTAGTTCTGTcaggtgacatcaccaggtggtaaattagttaatagaccaataagaaagagttacaaacctctctgccaataacagttttcagttttcccctctacTAAAACCATTCCCAGACAGTCTTAGCATAATTCTTGCTTGAGATATTGCtcttttgctaagaagctatttttgtttctttttgaccatttaaattaaaaacaatcactgtaaggtacttaattgttacccagaaatgatttaacATTGAGATAGAAAAATGGCTGTATTGGACGTTTTTTAAGTCTCCTGTGTATTTTCTTTCATTACTGGAACGTTCAATCTCCTCCAAAACATGCCGCGCTTTCTCCATCTCCTTTACAGCTCTCTGAGGAAGACAGAGCTCCCTATGGAGGAGCAGCGTGTGATCGTCAGTGTCCCATCGGCCCTACACTCCCATAAACCTTCACTCTCAGGTCAGTATTCCCAGCACGTCCTGGTTCCACCAACAGCGTCATAAGTATGTCAGCGTCATAAGAACGTAATGTGGTAGCCAAGTACGTAGGAATGAATGAATACAGTTCCAGTAATGAAATTCATAATTGGAGAAATGATTGAACTGAATAGTTTCACCACTAGAGGGCAATACTGTGACGTAAGTGTCCGCGATTGCTGTGTTTTGACCTGGCTCTGTCAGTGCTCTGTTCTCACTGActcactctctgtccctcactcacTAAAAGCACAGGACAATGCCTTGCTATTAAACGGAAGGACATCAGCTGCAGGGTTCGTGCTCTAACCTGTCCCAATGGCTAATTGTGACCCCGGTTTGTCACGATGTGCTGCGTTAtgtcacacacacagtttacaaATGCGTGATTGAGAACTTAAAACACCTCTGTAGTGTGGTTATCTGTACGGTCTGATTGGCCTTTGATTGTTAACAAGTCAAACCATTGCTCTGATCTGAACAATGTTGTTTAGAAAGCAATGATGAGACCTTGAAGACAATGATTATGTCGAGTGGGGCTCGACATCAACTCTCTGCTTTTTCAGGGAAAGCGATTTATGCGTGTTTTATTTACTTGGGGAGCAAGAGGAAGAGGTTTGTCAGTGCCCTGTCAGCTGAATATACAAGATGACTGGGAAAGTGGCAGGATATTGTGAGATTTAAATTCGTTATGACTGCATTGTGCTTTGTGACTATTGGGTTGAGAATATATTATGAGTCTCTTATTACGCTTTGTTTCACAGCGTTGTCTTTTCATTGTTACAAGTAATAAGTAATAGAACACACCGTA encodes the following:
- the mettl4 gene encoding N(6)-adenine-specific methyltransferase METTL4 isoform X2, producing the protein MAAQGNNVQVEKVENPAKKINVAASDAALQRSENKTTVDCKPSKKRKRKRNDLNQGEIDSLAFHHKIRSAILEGTKSLVDAGLSCEYLSEVNDAREDPLPSQECNLATLCDMAKELPLVSEHGEDPVQFIESEDGCSTTHLDLFTRITENHMDFAMEVTLMGEKYIIPPRCAFLLSDFARMQPLVGYGKFFDLIVLDPPWENKSVKRSGRYSFLPSSQLKRLPVPLLASTGCVVVTWVTNRPSHLRFVRDELYPHWGVEVLAEWFWVKVTRSGEYVFPLDSPHKKPYEVLVLGRYRGCGHHSHSSLRKTELPMEEQRVIVSVPSALHSHKPSLSEVLRPYVGADARCLELFARSLQPGWTSWGNEVIKFQHVSYYTVEPTDEPPDTATGSLHGESSPHFSLPPPTPD
- the mettl4 gene encoding N(6)-adenine-specific methyltransferase METTL4 isoform X1 produces the protein MSIVFRNANGWLLDACSLVDKGVQLCNVTSERKAASGKSYFKCYFKHECFQILKSHVSVKSSCTVTTNDSAASDAALQRSENKTTVDCKPSKKRKRKRNDLNQGEIDSLAFHHKIRSAILEGTKSLVDAGLSCEYLSEVNDAREDPLPSQECNLATLCDMAKELPLVSEHGEDPVQFIESEDGCSTTHLDLFTRITENHMDFAMEVTLMGEKYIIPPRCAFLLSDFARMQPLVGYGKFFDLIVLDPPWENKSVKRSGRYSFLPSSQLKRLPVPLLASTGCVVVTWVTNRPSHLRFVRDELYPHWGVEVLAEWFWVKVTRSGEYVFPLDSPHKKPYEVLVLGRYRGCGHHSHSSLRKTELPMEEQRVIVSVPSALHSHKPSLSEVLRPYVGADARCLELFARSLQPGWTSWGNEVIKFQHVSYYTVEPTDEPPDTATGSLHGESSPHFSLPPPTPD